Proteins co-encoded in one Juglans regia cultivar Chandler chromosome 16, Walnut 2.0, whole genome shotgun sequence genomic window:
- the LOC108979238 gene encoding delta(24)-sterol reductase has product MSDLEAPLRPKRKKIWVDYFVQFRWIIVIFVVLPISFTLYFLTYLGDVKSEMKSFKQRQKEHDENVKKVVKRLKQRNASTDGLVCTARKPWIAVGMRNVDYKRARHFEVDLSAFRNILEIDKERMVARVEPLVNMGQISRVAVPMNLALAVIAELDDLTVGGLINGYGIEGSSHIYGLFSDTVVAYEIVLADGRVVRATKDNEYSDLFYAIPWSQGTLGLLVSAEIKLIPIKEYMRLTYKPVVGNLKEVAQAYIDSFAPRDGDQDNPEKVPDFVETMIYSPTEAVCMTGRYASNEEAKKKGNVINRVGWWFKPWFYQHAQTALKRGEFVEYIPTRDYYHRHTRCLYWEGKLILPFADQFWFRFLFGWLMPPKVSLLKATQGEAIRNYYHEMHVIQDMLVPLYKVGDALEWVHQEMEVYPIWLCPHRLYKLPVKTMVYPEPGFELHRRQGDTQYAQMYTDVGVYYSPGPVLRGEVFDGAGAVRQMENWLIENHGFQPQYAVSELTEKNFWRMFDAGLYEHCRRKYGAVGTFMSVYYKSKKGRKTEKEVQEAEKAELETAHAEVE; this is encoded by the exons ATGTCCGATCTTGAGGCGCCCCTGCGTccaaagaggaagaagatctGGGTGGACTATTTTGTTCAATTCCGATGGATTATTGTTATTTTCGTTGTTCTCCCTATCTCCTTTACCCTTTACTTCCTCACATATCTTGGGGATGTTAAATCTGAGATGAAGTCTTTCAAGCAGCGTCAGAAGGAGCATGATGAAAATGTCAAGAAAGTTGTAAAACGACTCAAACAGAGGAATGCCTCAACGGATGGTCTTGTCTGCACAGCAAGGAAACCATGGATTGCTGTTGGAATGCGCAATGTTGACTATAAGCGTGCTAGGCATTTTGAGGTTGATTTATCTGCCTTTCGCAATATCCTTGAAATTGACAAAGAGAGAATGGTTGCTAGAGTTGAGCCCCTAGTCAACATGGGGCAAATCTCCAGGGTTGCAGTCCCAATGAACCTGGCCCTTGCAGTGATTGCTGAACTTGATGACCTTACTGTCGGCGGCCTCATTAATGGCTACGGGATTGAAGGAAGCTCTCACATCTATGGCCTGTTCTCTGATACTGTTGTGGCCTATGAGATTGTTCTGGCTGATGGCCGCGTTGTCAGAGCTACGAAGGACAATGAGTACTCCGATCTTTTCTATGCTATTCCGTGGTCTCAGGGAACACTGGGACTTCTTGTCTCTGCTGAGATCAAGCTTATACCTATTAAGGAATACATGAGGCTTACATACAAGCCTGTTGTGGGTAATCTAAAGGAAGTTGCACAGGCATATATAGATTCCTTTGCTCCCAGAGATGGAGACCAGGATAATCCCGAGAAGGTTCCAGATTTTGTTGAGACCATGATTTATTCTCCGACTGAAGCTGTATGCATGACTGGTAGGTATGCATCAAACGAAGAGGCCAAGAAGAAGGGAAATGTAATCAACCGTGTCGGGTGGTGGTTCAAACCGTGGTTTTACCAGCATGCACAGACGGCTTTAAAGAGAGGGGAGTTTGTGGAGTACATCCCAACCAGGGATTATTACCATAGGCACACTAGATGTCTGTACTGGGAGGGAAAGCTTATCCTTCCATTTGCAGATCAATTTTGGTTTAGGTTTCTCTTTGGCTGGTTAATGCCTCCTAAGGTTTCTTTGCTCAAAGCTACTCAAGGTGAAGCAATCAGGAACTATTACCATGAGATGCATGTAATTCAGGACATGCTTGTTCCTCTTTACAAGGTTGGGGATGCTCTAGAGTGGGTACACCAAGAGATGGAG GTATACCCCATTTGGCTCTGCCCACACAGACTGTACAAGCTCCCTGTCAAAACTATGGTTTATCCTGAACCAGGCTTTGAGCTACATCGTAGACAGGGAGACACACAGTATGCTCAGATGTACACTGATGTTGGGGTCTACTATTCACCAGGCCCTGTCTTGAGGGGTGAGGTTTTTGATGGTGCGGGTGCTGTCCGTCAAATGGAGAATTGGCTGATCGAAAATCATGGGTTCCAGCCACAGTATGCAGTATCTGAGCTGACTGAGAAAAACTTCTGGAGGATGTTTGATGCCGGGCTCTATGAGCACTGCAGGAGGAAGTATGGAGCTGTGGGGACCTTCATGAGTGTGTACTACAAGTCCAAGAAGGGGAGGAAGACGGAAAAGGAGGTTCAGGAAGCCGAGAAAGCTGAGCTAGAGACTGCTCATGCTGAGGTTGAATGA